The DNA region CCACCTTCCGCACCACCTGTGAATCGGTGACGACCAGAGCCGGAGCCTTTTTCAGCATATCGAGGGCCCCGGCAAGCTCCTCGTCCTTGACCACGACGCCCACGGCATCGCTGTCCAGGATATCCCGCAGGACCTGAACCTGCGGCAGAATCAGCCTTCCCTTGGGCGCGGACAGGTCCAGGGGCACGACGCACAGGACCGTGTCCCCTTCGGAAACAAGATCGCGCACCAGAAGCGGCTCCTCGCAATATTCGCGGGGGGCCGATTTGACCAGCATGGTCTTGAGGTACTGGACGCCCCGGCCATTGGTGGCGCACACGCTGAGGCAAGGAAGGTAAGCGGACCGGCAGAAATCGACGTCCGCCTCCGAGGGCGTGGCGACATCGGCCTTGTTGAAGACCACGATCACCGGGATATCCATGCTCCGCAACGTTTCCAGGACAGTCCGTTCGGGGACGCCGATCCCCTCCTCGCCCACGACGAGCAGGGCCAGGTCTGTCCGGTAAAGGACCCGGCGGGCCGCCTGGACGCGCTGCGCCCCCAACTCCCCGACGTCGTCCAGCCCGGCCGTGTCGTAAAACGTGACGGGCCCGAGCGGCAACAATTCGTAGTGCTTGGCCACGGGATCTGTCGTCGTGCCCGGATGGTCGGCCAC from Desulfovibrio sp. Fe33 includes:
- the hydF gene encoding [FeFe] hydrogenase H-cluster maturation GTPase HydF; translated protein: MSNRTPKGDRMVIALVGRRNAGKSSLINAIIGQEISIVADHPGTTTDPVAKHYELLPLGPVTFYDTAGLDDVGELGAQRVQAARRVLYRTDLALLVVGEEGIGVPERTVLETLRSMDIPVIVVFNKADVATPSEADVDFCRSAYLPCLSVCATNGRGVQYLKTMLVKSAPREYCEEPLLVRDLVSEGDTVLCVVPLDLSAPKGRLILPQVQVLRDILDSDAVGVVVKDEELAGALDMLKKAPALVVTDSQVVRKVAAEVPEDVPLTTFSTLFARRKGDLRKLVQGADAVDSLRDGDKVLLCEACSHHTEADDIGRVKIPRWISRYTGKRLEFTMYSGHDFPEDLEEYSLAIHCGGCMINRREMLHRMRECALRQVPVTNYGVVISKVQGVLDRVVGVFGAR